TCGAGGGCCTGCTCAAGGACCGCGCCGCAAGCAGCGTCGCGCAGGATCTCTTCCGCGCCTTCGTCACCGACATTCAGGAGCGCGCCGGGGTCAGCATCGACCAGCAGGCGGTGAACGCCGTCCACACCAACTTCCGGTAAGACCATGGCCTCTCTGACCCCCACCTACGAGGATTTCGCCCGCGCCTACGAGGCGGGCGAGAACCAGGTCGTCTACACAAGGCTTGCCGCCGACCTCGACACGCCGGTGTCGCTGATGCTGAAGCTGACCGGCGCGGCCAAGGACGCCTTCATGCTGGAATCGGTCACCGGCGGCGAGGTGCGCGGGCGCTACTCGATCATCGGCATGAAGCCCGACCTCGTCTGGAAGTGCCACGGCACCGAGGCACGGCTGAACCGCCAGGCGCGCTTCGATCCCGAGGCCTTCGAGGAGGAAACGCTCGATCCGCTCGCCTCGCTGCGCGCGCTGATCGCCGAGAGCAGGATCGACCTGCCCGAGGACCTGCCGCAGGCCGCGGCGGGTCTTTTCGGCTATCTCGGCTATGACATGATCCGTCTGGTCGAGCGCCTGCCCAACGTGAACCCCGATCCGCTCGGCCTGCCCGACGCTGTGATGCTGCGCCCCTCGGTGGTCGCGGTGCTGGACGGGGTGAAGGGCGAGGTGACGGTCGTCGCCCCCGCCTGGGTGCAGTCGGGCCTTTCCGCCCGCGCCGCCTATGCGCAGGCCGCCGAGCGGGTGATGGATGCCGTCCGCGACCTCGAGCGCGCCCTGCCGCAGGCGGGCCGCGAGCTGGGCGAGGCCCGCGAGATCGGCGAGCCGGTCTCGAACTTCACGCGCGAGAGCTACAAGGCCGCGGTCGAGAAGGCCAAGGACTACATCCGCGCGGGCGACATCTTCCAGGTGGTGCCGGCGCAGCGCTGGACGCAGGACTTCCCGCTGCCGCCCTTCTCGCTCTACCGCAGCTTGCGCCGGACCAACCCGTCGCCCTTCATGTTCTACTTCAACTTCGGCGGCTTCCAGGTGATCGGCGCATCGCCCGAGATCCTCGTGCGGGTCTTCGGCCGCGAGGTCACCATCCGCCCGATCGCCGGCACCCGCCCGCGCGGCGCGACCCCCGAGGAGGATCGGGCGCTCGAGGCCGACCTGCTGGCGGACAAGAAGGAACTGGCCGAGCACCTTATGCTGCTCGACCTCGGCCGCAACGACACCGGCAAGGTCTCGAAGATCGGCACCGTGCGCCCGACCGAGCAGTTCACCATCGAGCGCTACAGCCACGTGATGCACATCGTGTCGAACGTGGTGGGCGAGCTGGCCGAGGACCAGGACGCGCTCTCGGCCTTCTTCGCCGGCATGCCCGCGGGCACCGTCTCGGGTGCCCCCAAGGTGCGCGCGATGGAAATCATCGACGAGCTGGAACCCGAGAAGCGCGGCGTCTACGCCGGCGGCGTCGGCTATTTCAGCGCCGGCGGCGACATGGACATGTGCATCGCCCTGCGCACCGCCATCGTGAAGGACGAGAAGCTCTACATCCAGGCGGGCGGCGGGGTGGTCTACGACAGCGACCCCGAGGCCGAGTACATGGAGACCGTCCACAAGTCGAACGCCATCCGGCGCGCGGCGGCGGACGCGGCGCGCTTCACCGGCTCGGGCAATGCCTGACCGCTCGGCGGTGACGATCCGCGCGGCCACCCGCGCGGACGTGCCGGGCCTTTCGGTCATGCTGCAGGAGCTTGTCGCCGCCGGAAAGCGCACGCGCCCGGCGGACGAGGATTTCGTGCTGGCGACCTACGTGGCGCATCCGGACGGGATCAGCTGTTTTGTCGCCGAGGCCGGGGACGGGCAGCTTCTCGGCTTGCAGGCGCTGTCGCTGGCCGGGGCGGTCAATCCCTACGGCACGCCCGAGGGCTGGGGCATCATCGGCACCCATGTCTCGCCCGACGCCGCCCGCCGCGGCGTCGGCAAGGGGCTTTTCGCCGCCACCCGCGCGGCGGCGCAGGCGGCGGGTCTTCCCGCCATAGAGGCCTATATCGGCGCGGCCAATGCCGAGGGCCTCGGCTATTACGACGCCATGGGCTTCCGCACCTGGCGCACGCCCGAGGGCGTCGTCTGCAAGCGCCACGACCTGCCCGCCTGAAGCTGCACCAAGATTTCCCCGCCCCGGTCTGCTAAGCTTGCCGCGAGGGGGGAACGGGCATGGCCGCCATAGATTTCTGGTATTCCATCGGCAGCACCTACAGCTACCTCACCGTGATGCGCCTGCCCGCCGTGGCCGAGGCCGAGGGCCTCGAGTTCCGCTGGCGGCCCTTCAACGTGCGGCACGTCATGCTCAGCCAGAACAACGTGCCCTTCCGCGACAAGCCGGTGAAGACCGCCTACATGTGGCGCGACATCGCCCGCCGGGCCGAGCGCTACGGACGCTCGCCGATCCTGCCCGCGCCCTATCCGCTGGCGGGGCTGGTCTTTGCCAACGAGATCGCTCACCTCGGGATGACCGAGGGCTGGGGCATCGACTACACCCGCGCCACCTACCGGCGCTGGTTCGAGAAGGGCGAGCCCGCGGGCGAGGAGCCGAACCTCTCGGAATCCCTGCGCGAGATCGGCCAGGACCCGGAGCGGGTGATCGAGCGCGCCGGGTCGGAGGAGATCGTCCACGCCCTCGCCAGCGCCACCGCCGATGCGATGACGCTGGGGATCTTCGGCTCGCCCACCTTTGCCGTCGGGCGCGAGATCTTCTGGGGCGATGACCGGCTCGACGACGCCATCGCCTGGGCGCGGCGCAAGCGCTGAGCGCGCCTTACTGCGGCTGGAACACCCCGCAGGCCAAGCGGCTGCCGGACTCGCCCGAGGGCTGGCTCTGGTAGTCGTCGGGGCCGGAATGCACGATGAAGGCCGAGCCGTCGTTGTCGAGCAGCGCCTCGCCCACCTTGAGCCCGGGCAGGAAGGCTTCGACCGTCACCGCGCCGTCGGGTCCGATATGGGCGTTGGGCAGGTCGCCCGGATGCGGTCCGTGCGCGGCCATGACGCCATGCTCGGCCTCGCCCGCGAGGTGGCCTCCCGCCGAGCTGAAATCGCTCGCAGAGCAATCGCCGGTCTCGTGGATGTGGATGCCGTGCACGCCCTCCGGCAGACCCTGCAGCTCGGCGGTGACATGGGCCATGCCCGAGGGCGTGTCGGTGACGGTGACGGTTCCGATGTCGCTGCCATCGGTGCCCGCGAGCCGGGCCGTGGCGGTGGCGGCGATCGCCGGCGCGGCGGCAAGCCCGAGAAGAGCGGTGGCCAGGGCTAGTGTCTTCATGACGTCCTCCTGTGGCGAATGGCAGGCGGCGGGGGCGCCCATGCCCCTGCGCCTTGCCGTGCAGTCCCAACGCCGGGTGAGCGCGTCGGTTGCGCCGTCACGCAGAAAAGACCCGTTGCGAGCCACCGTGTCGCGGAGATGCACCGCTGACAGGGCGCCGGGAAAAGTCTATTTCTTTCCTTGAGGGCTGCACAGTTTCGAAAATCCCGCCGGCAAGGAGTCGCCTCATGCACTGGTCCTTTCCCATCGGCCGCCTCTTCGGATCGGAGTTGCGCGTGCACGCGACCTTCTTCCTGCTGCTGCTCTGGATCGGCGTCGCCGCCTGGTCCACCGGCGGCGCGGCGGCGGCGGTGCAGAACGTGCTCTTCGTCATCGCGCTCTTCGCCTGCGTCGTTGCCCACGAGTTCGGCCACGCGCTGACCGCTCGGCGCTTCGGCATCAAGACCCCCGACATCACCCTGCTGCCGATCGGCGGGCTGGCGCGGCTCGAGCGCATGCCCGAGAAGCCCGCGCAGGAGATCGCCGTGGCCATCGCGGGACCGCTGGTCAACATCGCGATCTGGCTGGTGCTGCTGCTGCTCGGCGCGACCTCCGACATGGGCGCGTTGGCGCGGCTCGGCGAGGGCACCGGCGCCTTCCTCAGCCAGCTCGCCTCGATCAACCTCGCGCTGGCGCTCTTCAACATGATCCCGGCCTTCCCGATGGACGGCGGCCGGGTGCTGCGCGCGGTTCTGGCGCTGCGCACCGACCGGGTGAGCGCGACGCGCGCGGCGGCGGTGACCGGGCAGATCCTCGCCTTCGGCCTTGCCTTCTGGGGGCTGAGCTCGGGCAATTTCATCCTCATCCTCATCGCCATCTTCGTCTTCTTCGCCGGGCAGGCCGAAAGCCAGGAGGTCTCGGCCCGGGCGGTGGCGCATGACCTGCTGGCGCGCGACGCGATGATCACCAGCTTCGAGTCGCTGCGCCCCGAGGATGCGCTCTCGACCGCCGGGCAGACGCTGATCCGCACGACGCAGCACGAGTTCCCGGTGCTCTCGCCCGACGGGAGGCTGGCGGGCTTTCTCACCCGCGACGCGCTCTTCCGCGGCATCGCCGGCGACCACGCCATGCGCCGGGTCGAGGAAGTCATGACCGACGTGCCGCAGCTGCCGCTCTCGGCGCCGCTGCAATCGGTGCTCGACGCGCTGGCGCAGGCGCCCGCCGTGGCGGTGATCGACGCGCAGAGCCGGGTGCTCGGCTACGTCACGCGCGAGAACGTCGGCGAGCTGATGGTGCTGCGCGGACCGGCCATGACCGGCTGAGACCCGCCCGCGACGAGCGATCCGCCGCTGCCGCGGCAGGAGGGATTGCAGCCTGCGCCGGGATGTGGAATTCCCCTCCCCGGGGGAGAATTTTCCAAGAGGCATTTCATGACCGACGCGCTTTCCAAGCTGCTCTCGGAGCGGGACTGGCTGCTCGCCGACGGGGCCACGGGCACCACGCTTTTCGACATGGGTCTGGCCGCGGGCGAGGCCCCGGAGACCTGGAACGAGACCCATCCGGACCGCATCCGCGCGCTCTACCAAGGCGCGGTGGAGGCCGGGTCCGACATGTTTCTGACCAATTCCTTCGGCGCCAATGCCGCGCGGCTGAAGCTGCACGGCGCCGAGCGGCGCGCGCGCGAGCTTGCCCGGCGCGCCGCCGAGCTCGGGCGCGAGGTGGCCGATGCCGCGGGCCGTCCCGTGGTGGTCGCGGGCTCGGTCGGACCGACCGGCGAGATCCTCGAGCCGGTGGGCTCCCTGGCCCATGCGCTGGCGGTCGAGATGTTCGAGGAGGCCGCCACCGGGCTCAGGGAGGGCGGGGCCGACGTGCTCTGGCTCGAGACCATCTCGGCCCCCGAGGAGTTCCGCGCCGCCGCCGAGGCCTTCGAGCGGGTCGGCATGCCCTGGTGCGGCACGATGAGCTTCGACACCGCCGGGCGGACGATGATGGGCCTCACCTCGGCCGGGCTCGGCCGACTGGTTGAGACCCTGCCCAACCCGCCGATCGCCTTCGGAGCGAACTGCGGCACCGGCGCCTCGGACCTGCTGCGCACCCTTCTCGGCTTTGCCGCCAGCGGCACCGAGCGGCCGATCGTCGCCAAGGCCAACGCCGGGATCCCGCGCTTCGTGGACGGGCACATCCACTACGACGGCACGCCCGAACTGATGGCGGATTACGCGGTGATGGCGCGCGACGCCGGGGCGCGGATCATCGGCGGCTGCTGCGGCACCACCCCGGCGCACCTGCGCGCCATGCGCGCGGCGCTGGAGACCCGCCCGGCCGCCCAGCGCCCGACGCTCGAGCAGATTGCCGACCGGCTCGGCGGGTTCAGCTCCGAAAGCGACGGGCTCGGCGAGGACGGTGCCGCGCGCCTGCGCCGCGGCGGGCGGCGGCGGAGCTGAGGCGCTTCACCGCGCATTAACCACGGCGGCGGCAGGCTTCGGGCATGACCGAGCTGCCGCTTCCGATTCGACCCGAGGACTGGCTGGCCCATGTCTTCCTCAGCCGCGCCGCGGCAGAGCGCGGCGTGGTCCGCCGCAAGACCCGCGACATCGAGCGGATCGCCGGGCGCGCACGCTTTCTGGCAGAGCTTGAGCGGCGCGGCTTCCGGGCGGTCGAGAACGCCGGCAGACGATCATCTTCTGCAACCGCGATCCCGTGCGGATCATCAGGTAGGCAACTTCCTTCGAAGGAAGTTGCAAATCTCTTCGAAGAGATTTGCCCCTCAGAACAGCGACAGCTGGTCCCCGGCCCGCGGCGGCGCCCGGAAAAGATCGCACCGCAGCGGCGGCTGCTCGGCGTCCAGCCCCAGCCGCCGCACCGCCTTGTCGAAGCGCTGCGCGATGAGCTGGGCATAGGTGCCCTCGCCCCGCATCCGCCTGTGCCATTCGGCCGAGTAGTCCTGCCCGCCGTGCATCTCACGCAGCCGCGCCATGACCCGCCCAGCGCGGCCCGGGTAATGTTCCTCGAGCCAGGCGCGCCAGAGCGGCGCGACCTCGAGCGGCAGGCGCAGCATGATCCAGCTGGCCGAGCAGGCGCCCGCCTCCGCCCCCGCCTCGAGGATCTTCTCGAGCTCGGGGTCTGTGAGCGCGGGCACCATGGGCGAGGCCATGACACGCACCGGGATGCCCGCGGCGCTCAGCCGTCGGATCGTCTCGAGCCGCCGCGCCGGGGACGGCACGCGCGGCTCCATCCGCCGCGCGAGATCGGCGTCGAGCGTGGTGACCGAGATGCCCACGCGCGCCAGCCCCTCGGCCGCCATATCCGACAGGATGTCGATGTCGCGCTCGATGAGCGTGCCCTTGGTGACGATGGCGACCGGGTGGCGGAAGTCGCGCAGCACCTCGAGGCAGGCGCGCATGATGCCCCTGTCCCGCTCGATCGGCTGGTAGGGATCGGTGTTGGTGCCGATGGCCAGCGGCGCGGGCGCGTAGCGCTTCGCGCGCAACTCGCGCTCCAGCACGGCGGGCGCCTCGGGCCGGGCAATGAGCTTCGTCTCGAAATCGAGCCCGGGCGACAGGCCGAGATAGGCGTGGCTCGACCGGGCGAAACAGTAGATGCAGCCGTGCTCGCAGCCGCGATAGGGGTTGATCGTCCGGTCGAAGGGCAGATCGGGCGAGCGCACGTAGTTGATCAGGCTGCGCGGACGCTCCTCGCTGACCTCGGTGCGCAGGACTGGCAGCTCCTCGGGGATCTCCCAGCCGTCATGGGCATCCTCGTAGGCATAGCGCTCGAACCGCCCGCTGTCGCGGGAGGCGGCGCCGCGCCCCTTGCGGCGCTCTTTCTCGACGGATCGGGACGCTGCGCACATGCCTCAGGTATGGAACATATCAAGAACATCCGCAAGCCCCCTCCCGCCCGCGTCGCCTCCGGCCCCGGCCATGTCGCAATCGGCCATGTGGCGGGGCGGCACGAGGCGCAGGCTGAGGGCAGCGCAAGGGAGATCGCCATGGCCGAGGACACGCCCGAAGACGAGATCATCCTGTCCGAGCTTGATGACGCGGAGCTTGTCGAGCAGATGTTCGACGACCTCTACGACGGGATGCGCGAGGAGATCGAGGAAGGCGTGCGGATCCTGCTCGATCGCGGCTGGCCGCCTTACCGGGTGCTCACCGAGGCGCTGGTCGGTGGCATGAAGATCGTCGGCGAGGATTTCCGCGATGGCATCCTCTTCGTGCCCGAGGTGCTGCTGGCGGCGGGCGCGATGAAGGGCGGCATGGCCATCCTCAAGCCGCTGCTGGCCGAGACCGGCGCGCCGATGATCGGCAAGATGGTGATCGGCACGGTCAAGGGCGACATCCACGACATCGGCAAGAACCTCGTGTCGATGATGATGGAGGGCGCCGGCTTCGAGGTGATCGACCTCGGGATCAACAATTCCGTCGAGTCCTACCTCGCGGCGATGGAAGCGGAAAAGCCCGATATTCTCGGCATGTCGGCCCTGCTGACGACGACCATGCCCTACATGAAGGTGGTGATCGACACGCTGGTCGCGCGCGGCCTGCGCGACGATTACCTCGTGCTGGTCGGGGGGGCGCCGCTCAACGAGGAATTCGGCCGCGCCATCGGGGCGGATGCCTATTGC
The Salipiger sp. H15 DNA segment above includes these coding regions:
- a CDS encoding site-2 protease family protein, whose protein sequence is MHWSFPIGRLFGSELRVHATFFLLLLWIGVAAWSTGGAAAAVQNVLFVIALFACVVAHEFGHALTARRFGIKTPDITLLPIGGLARLERMPEKPAQEIAVAIAGPLVNIAIWLVLLLLGATSDMGALARLGEGTGAFLSQLASINLALALFNMIPAFPMDGGRVLRAVLALRTDRVSATRAAAVTGQILAFGLAFWGLSSGNFILILIAIFVFFAGQAESQEVSARAVAHDLLARDAMITSFESLRPEDALSTAGQTLIRTTQHEFPVLSPDGRLAGFLTRDALFRGIAGDHAMRRVEEVMTDVPQLPLSAPLQSVLDALAQAPAVAVIDAQSRVLGYVTRENVGELMVLRGPAMTG
- a CDS encoding superoxide dismutase family protein, with product MKTLALATALLGLAAAPAIAATATARLAGTDGSDIGTVTVTDTPSGMAHVTAELQGLPEGVHGIHIHETGDCSASDFSSAGGHLAGEAEHGVMAAHGPHPGDLPNAHIGPDGAVTVEAFLPGLKVGEALLDNDGSAFIVHSGPDDYQSQPSGESGSRLACGVFQPQ
- the trpE gene encoding anthranilate synthase component I produces the protein MASLTPTYEDFARAYEAGENQVVYTRLAADLDTPVSLMLKLTGAAKDAFMLESVTGGEVRGRYSIIGMKPDLVWKCHGTEARLNRQARFDPEAFEEETLDPLASLRALIAESRIDLPEDLPQAAAGLFGYLGYDMIRLVERLPNVNPDPLGLPDAVMLRPSVVAVLDGVKGEVTVVAPAWVQSGLSARAAYAQAAERVMDAVRDLERALPQAGRELGEAREIGEPVSNFTRESYKAAVEKAKDYIRAGDIFQVVPAQRWTQDFPLPPFSLYRSLRRTNPSPFMFYFNFGGFQVIGASPEILVRVFGREVTIRPIAGTRPRGATPEEDRALEADLLADKKELAEHLMLLDLGRNDTGKVSKIGTVRPTEQFTIERYSHVMHIVSNVVGELAEDQDALSAFFAGMPAGTVSGAPKVRAMEIIDELEPEKRGVYAGGVGYFSAGGDMDMCIALRTAIVKDEKLYIQAGGGVVYDSDPEAEYMETVHKSNAIRRAAADAARFTGSGNA
- the bmt gene encoding betaine--homocysteine S-methyltransferase, giving the protein MTDALSKLLSERDWLLADGATGTTLFDMGLAAGEAPETWNETHPDRIRALYQGAVEAGSDMFLTNSFGANAARLKLHGAERRARELARRAAELGREVADAAGRPVVVAGSVGPTGEILEPVGSLAHALAVEMFEEAATGLREGGADVLWLETISAPEEFRAAAEAFERVGMPWCGTMSFDTAGRTMMGLTSAGLGRLVETLPNPPIAFGANCGTGASDLLRTLLGFAASGTERPIVAKANAGIPRFVDGHIHYDGTPELMADYAVMARDAGARIIGGCCGTTPAHLRAMRAALETRPAAQRPTLEQIADRLGGFSSESDGLGEDGAARLRRGGRRRS
- a CDS encoding B12-binding domain-containing protein, which encodes MAEDTPEDEIILSELDDAELVEQMFDDLYDGMREEIEEGVRILLDRGWPPYRVLTEALVGGMKIVGEDFRDGILFVPEVLLAAGAMKGGMAILKPLLAETGAPMIGKMVIGTVKGDIHDIGKNLVSMMMEGAGFEVIDLGINNSVESYLAAMEAEKPDILGMSALLTTTMPYMKVVIDTLVARGLRDDYLVLVGGAPLNEEFGRAIGADAYCRDAAVAVETAKTLLARRHNRQAAG
- a CDS encoding PA0069 family radical SAM protein, with translation MCAASRSVEKERRKGRGAASRDSGRFERYAYEDAHDGWEIPEELPVLRTEVSEERPRSLINYVRSPDLPFDRTINPYRGCEHGCIYCFARSSHAYLGLSPGLDFETKLIARPEAPAVLERELRAKRYAPAPLAIGTNTDPYQPIERDRGIMRACLEVLRDFRHPVAIVTKGTLIERDIDILSDMAAEGLARVGISVTTLDADLARRMEPRVPSPARRLETIRRLSAAGIPVRVMASPMVPALTDPELEKILEAGAEAGACSASWIMLRLPLEVAPLWRAWLEEHYPGRAGRVMARLREMHGGQDYSAEWHRRMRGEGTYAQLIAQRFDKAVRRLGLDAEQPPLRCDLFRAPPRAGDQLSLF
- a CDS encoding GNAT family N-acetyltransferase → MPDRSAVTIRAATRADVPGLSVMLQELVAAGKRTRPADEDFVLATYVAHPDGISCFVAEAGDGQLLGLQALSLAGAVNPYGTPEGWGIIGTHVSPDAARRGVGKGLFAATRAAAQAAGLPAIEAYIGAANAEGLGYYDAMGFRTWRTPEGVVCKRHDLPA
- a CDS encoding DsbA family protein, whose translation is MAAIDFWYSIGSTYSYLTVMRLPAVAEAEGLEFRWRPFNVRHVMLSQNNVPFRDKPVKTAYMWRDIARRAERYGRSPILPAPYPLAGLVFANEIAHLGMTEGWGIDYTRATYRRWFEKGEPAGEEPNLSESLREIGQDPERVIERAGSEEIVHALASATADAMTLGIFGSPTFAVGREIFWGDDRLDDAIAWARRKR